In Chryseobacterium gotjawalense, the following are encoded in one genomic region:
- a CDS encoding universal stress protein: protein MRTILVPTDFSEPSKNAAHYALNMAIGLKADLHLCNAFTVPAESPVMSGVTWSLYEYPDLKEEINKDLKKFANTLEKKETVLAADAPTLFHPTISYSCEREDLVSFIHTTAIATDAILIVMGMTGGGKLNQLLFGSNSLKMIDKTQHPLLIIPHHHRYQAIRKIAFATDLSTEDKKTAQALSKLAEYFDAELLISHVIDFNEKLDNDAYEHKKDLFIQDIPGKTSYLPIEEKGIDSGLDVLRNKDLDLLVMGHQHKVFFDRLTEGSHSIRQARKLHLPLMVIPQGVPLLF from the coding sequence ATGAGAACAATTCTGGTTCCGACCGATTTTTCAGAACCCTCCAAAAACGCTGCTCATTATGCCCTGAACATGGCCATAGGCCTCAAGGCAGACCTCCACCTCTGTAACGCGTTTACCGTACCAGCCGAAAGCCCTGTAATGAGCGGGGTTACCTGGTCTTTGTACGAATATCCCGACCTCAAGGAAGAGATCAACAAAGACCTGAAAAAGTTTGCCAACACATTAGAAAAAAAAGAAACTGTTCTGGCGGCAGATGCTCCTACCCTCTTTCATCCCACCATTTCTTATTCCTGTGAACGGGAAGATCTGGTAAGTTTTATTCATACCACCGCCATTGCAACAGATGCTATCCTGATTGTTATGGGAATGACAGGGGGCGGAAAGCTAAACCAGCTCCTCTTTGGAAGCAACAGTCTGAAAATGATTGACAAAACGCAGCATCCCCTACTCATCATTCCCCACCATCACCGCTACCAGGCTATCCGGAAAATTGCGTTCGCGACGGACCTGAGTACGGAAGATAAAAAAACCGCACAGGCTTTATCCAAGTTGGCGGAATATTTTGATGCCGAACTCCTGATCAGTCATGTTATTGATTTTAATGAAAAACTGGATAATGATGCGTATGAGCACAAAAAAGATCTTTTCATTCAAGACATTCCGGGGAAAACCAGCTACCTGCCCATTGAAGAGAAAGGGATCGACAGTGGCCTGGATGTTTTAAGAAATAAGGATCTGGATCTGCTGGTGATGGGGCACCAGCATAAAGTGTTTTTCGACAGGTTAACCGAGGGCAGCCACAGCATCAGACAGGCCCGTAAACTGCATCTTCCATTAATGGTTATTCCGCAGGGGGTCCCTCTCCTGTTCTGA
- a CDS encoding phosphoribosyltransferase: MIFNNRYDAAMRLVPLLKKYADTKGVVLAIPRGAVPMGFYIAKELHLPLDLLLTKKIGHPQNPELAVGSVSMEGRVVDPRFNMDEDFIERETVRIRATLKDRYKKFMGNRSSIDLKDKTVIIVDDGIATGNTMLLSVDLVKHHAPEKVVVATPVAAPEALRKLRMKADEVICLYAPEDFRAVGEFYDDFSQVTDDEVIDFLNRLSTEHKTV, translated from the coding sequence ATGATCTTTAATAACCGATATGACGCTGCAATGCGTCTTGTTCCCCTTTTGAAAAAATATGCGGACACCAAAGGAGTGGTCCTTGCCATTCCGCGGGGTGCGGTCCCTATGGGGTTCTACATCGCCAAAGAACTGCATCTTCCTCTGGACCTTCTGCTTACCAAAAAAATCGGGCATCCCCAAAACCCTGAACTGGCAGTGGGCTCCGTGAGTATGGAAGGACGGGTGGTGGATCCGAGGTTTAATATGGATGAAGACTTTATAGAACGGGAAACGGTGAGAATCCGGGCGACACTGAAGGACCGCTATAAAAAGTTTATGGGCAACCGCTCTTCCATTGATCTGAAAGACAAAACGGTCATTATTGTTGACGACGGGATTGCTACCGGAAACACCATGCTCTTATCGGTTGATTTGGTGAAACATCATGCCCCGGAAAAGGTGGTGGTGGCGACGCCGGTGGCTGCTCCCGAAGCGCTGAGAAAGCTCCGGATGAAAGCAGATGAGGTGATCTGTCTCTATGCGCCGGAAGATTTCAGAGCCGTAGGGGAGTTCTACGATGATTTCTCTCAGGTAACCGATGACGAAGTTATTGATTTTCTGAACAGATTAAGCACCGAACACAAGACGGTGTAA
- a CDS encoding sensor histidine kinase: MENARLLQAIITTALDGIITVDSSGMIERINPAGLKIFGYQNDELVGQNVSILMPEPDRSAHHQYMQHYRKTGEKKSIGKIREVIGQRKDGTQFPLRLAVSEVQYLDRMIYTAFLHDLTREKETEEILKKYTGELEELVEERTKSLQQMLTELQQAKEELHQSLEKEKELSHLKSRLVSMASHELRTPLSAMQLSIALIEKYLERSERVPVVKYLHQLKNAIGNLNAILNEFLSAEKLEIGITTPVNRLFDVLKFAEELRDEMQLISKTNQVITYRHTGSERQINLDQYLIRHCLTNLITNAVKYSGENTVIEFSTEITDQQYLFTVKDNGIGIPEKDHALIFEPFFRAHNTGNISGTGLGLSIVDSYVNLMNGEIHFTSSLNQGTQFTLSFCKTKDETKDTLQTPSINTDFTY; the protein is encoded by the coding sequence ATGGAAAACGCCAGACTTTTGCAGGCCATTATAACCACAGCTCTTGACGGGATTATCACTGTGGACAGTAGCGGTATGATAGAACGCATTAATCCGGCAGGTCTAAAAATATTTGGTTATCAAAATGATGAACTGGTTGGTCAGAACGTTTCCATCCTGATGCCCGAACCTGACAGGAGCGCGCACCATCAGTATATGCAGCACTACCGGAAGACAGGTGAGAAAAAATCCATTGGAAAGATTCGGGAGGTGATCGGACAAAGAAAAGACGGTACTCAATTTCCCTTAAGACTCGCTGTAAGTGAAGTGCAGTATCTGGACAGAATGATCTATACCGCATTTCTTCATGACCTCACCAGAGAGAAAGAAACCGAGGAGATCCTTAAAAAATACACCGGCGAACTCGAAGAACTGGTAGAAGAGCGCACTAAAAGTCTGCAGCAAATGCTTACTGAACTTCAGCAAGCCAAAGAAGAGCTGCACCAGTCTCTTGAAAAAGAAAAAGAACTCAGCCACCTGAAAAGCCGTCTGGTATCCATGGCCTCCCATGAGTTGCGTACTCCACTAAGTGCTATGCAGCTTTCTATAGCCCTCATTGAAAAATATCTCGAGCGTTCAGAGCGGGTGCCGGTAGTAAAATACCTCCATCAGCTGAAAAATGCCATCGGCAATCTCAATGCTATTCTCAATGAGTTTCTTTCGGCGGAAAAACTTGAAATCGGCATTACTACTCCGGTTAACCGTCTTTTTGATGTTTTAAAGTTTGCTGAAGAACTCCGGGACGAAATGCAGCTGATCAGCAAGACCAATCAGGTCATTACTTACCGGCATACCGGCTCTGAACGCCAGATAAATCTGGATCAATACCTGATAAGGCACTGCCTGACTAATCTGATTACCAATGCTGTGAAATATTCAGGTGAAAATACCGTGATTGAATTTTCCACAGAAATTACTGATCAGCAGTATCTTTTTACCGTTAAAGACAATGGCATAGGCATCCCTGAAAAAGATCATGCTTTGATTTTTGAGCCTTTTTTCAGGGCACACAACACCGGCAACATTTCCGGAACAGGATTAGGCCTAAGTATCGTGGATAGTTATGTCAACCTGATGAATGGAGAAATTCATTTCACCAGTTCCCTGAATCAGGGTACGCAATTTACATTATCCTTCTGTAAGACAAAGGATGAAACCAAAGATACGCTGCAAACGCCATCCATAAATACGGACTTTACCTATTGA
- a CDS encoding ABC transporter permease, with translation MASIFFAVVLSIITSSLQQGIFDNLVKNVVSFYSGYIQVHQKGYWDEQIIDNSFAVSADMEKKIKEDDNVTDVTPRLESFALISSLDVTKGCMVMGIDPEKENRITRLKEKVIKGSYLEDSARSVLLAEGLAQRLKVSVGDTITIIGQGYHGSTAAGKYPVKGVLRFGSPQLNDQMVMMPLQRAQELYGATGLATGYILSLKKTPDMDETAAFVQAKLGTQYEVMTWEEIMPDIKQHIRSDTNNMKVISGILYLLIFFGIFGTLSMMMIERRFEMGMLVAIGMKKGKLALLLLYESILIVLTGCILGILASIPVVHYLNRNPIRMGGETAKAFERFGFEPVFPTSTDPVNFFNQGMIVFVIGLLLSFYPIYKVIVLNPLTAMKR, from the coding sequence ATGGCTTCCATTTTTTTCGCCGTAGTCCTGTCAATCATCACCAGCAGCCTTCAACAGGGCATTTTTGATAATCTTGTCAAAAATGTAGTCAGTTTTTACTCCGGATATATTCAGGTGCATCAAAAGGGATACTGGGATGAGCAGATCATCGACAACAGTTTTGCGGTCTCTGCTGACATGGAGAAAAAAATAAAGGAGGACGATAACGTGACCGATGTTACTCCCCGGCTCGAATCCTTTGCCCTGATTTCATCTCTGGATGTTACCAAAGGATGTATGGTAATGGGTATTGATCCCGAAAAAGAAAACAGAATTACCAGACTGAAGGAAAAAGTGATCAAAGGCAGCTATTTAGAAGACAGTGCCCGCTCGGTTCTTCTTGCCGAAGGACTGGCTCAAAGGCTTAAAGTTTCCGTTGGAGACACCATTACCATTATAGGTCAGGGCTACCACGGTTCTACCGCAGCCGGTAAATATCCGGTGAAGGGCGTGCTGAGGTTTGGCTCACCACAGTTAAACGATCAGATGGTCATGATGCCGTTACAGCGCGCTCAGGAACTCTACGGAGCCACCGGACTGGCCACAGGGTATATCCTTTCTCTAAAAAAAACGCCGGACATGGATGAAACCGCTGCCTTTGTGCAGGCAAAACTCGGCACCCAGTATGAAGTAATGACCTGGGAAGAAATAATGCCGGATATCAAACAGCACATCAGGTCCGATACCAATAATATGAAGGTGATTTCAGGCATTTTATACCTCCTTATTTTCTTCGGAATATTTGGCACATTATCCATGATGATGATTGAACGGAGGTTTGAAATGGGAATGCTCGTAGCCATCGGGATGAAAAAGGGAAAACTCGCCCTTCTCCTGCTTTATGAATCCATTTTAATCGTGCTTACCGGGTGCATTTTAGGCATACTGGCCAGTATCCCGGTGGTGCATTACCTGAACCGGAACCCGATAAGGATGGGCGGAGAAACGGCAAAGGCATTCGAACGCTTTGGGTTCGAACCGGTATTTCCCACCTCAACAGACCCTGTCAATTTTTTTAATCAGGGGATGATTGTATTTGTGATCGGATTGCTGCTTTCGTTTTATCCCATCTACAAAGTGATTGTGCTGAATCCATTAACTGCAATGAAACGCTAA
- a CDS encoding Hsp20/alpha crystallin family protein: MKTLERINTLPTFESMMEDFWNTDGFLNQPMLAKNNYPNVNILDQDSKYEITVSAPGFKKEDFKLDLDNGFLSISAETSKESKEEKKNYLRREFSTSSFCRSFRLPDNVTDEQIKANYKDGLLSINIAKVDNGKTNHKQIKIE; encoded by the coding sequence ATGAAAACCTTAGAAAGAATCAACACGCTGCCTACTTTTGAATCCATGATGGAAGATTTCTGGAATACCGATGGGTTTTTGAACCAACCCATGCTGGCAAAGAACAATTATCCCAATGTCAACATCCTTGATCAGGACTCTAAGTATGAAATCACCGTTTCTGCACCCGGTTTTAAGAAAGAAGATTTCAAACTGGATCTGGACAACGGCTTTCTCAGCATCAGTGCAGAAACCAGCAAGGAAAGCAAAGAAGAGAAAAAAAATTACCTGAGAAGGGAATTCTCCACCTCCTCTTTCTGCCGAAGTTTCCGTTTGCCTGATAATGTTACGGACGAACAGATCAAGGCGAATTACAAGGACGGCCTGTTAAGCATTAATATTGCTAAAGTGGATAACGGTAAAACAAATCACAAACAAATTAAAATTGAGTAA
- a CDS encoding VIT1/CCC1 transporter family protein: protein MHHPFEKHYVNRVGWLRASVLGANDGLLSTTSIVIGIAAAQPDRNIIVLAALAGMIAGAMSMAAGEYVSVSSQEDTEKADLLREKKELEELPEVELRELAKIYENRGVSKETALQVATELTEHDALGTHAHDELGINEITQAKPLQAAVASFGSFALGALLPFVVSFLAPIKEMVYYQYGFSIVFLMILGAVSAKTGGSDMGTAVLRICFWGTVAMGITALVGHLFGVNIN, encoded by the coding sequence ATGCATCATCCATTTGAAAAACATTATGTAAACAGAGTGGGCTGGCTTCGTGCCTCTGTTTTAGGTGCTAATGACGGACTGCTTTCCACCACCAGTATTGTAATAGGCATAGCCGCAGCACAGCCAGACCGGAATATCATTGTACTCGCAGCTTTAGCGGGAATGATTGCAGGGGCCATGTCGATGGCGGCAGGGGAATATGTTTCTGTCAGTTCACAGGAAGATACCGAAAAAGCAGATCTGCTGCGTGAGAAAAAAGAACTGGAAGAACTTCCGGAAGTGGAACTGAGAGAGCTTGCTAAAATCTATGAAAACAGAGGGGTAAGTAAAGAAACCGCTTTGCAGGTCGCTACAGAACTCACGGAACACGACGCACTGGGAACGCATGCACATGATGAATTAGGCATTAATGAAATTACACAGGCAAAACCGTTACAGGCAGCGGTGGCTTCATTTGGATCTTTTGCATTGGGCGCTTTATTGCCTTTTGTCGTTTCTTTTTTAGCACCTATTAAAGAAATGGTCTATTATCAATATGGTTTTTCTATTGTTTTTCTTATGATTTTGGGGGCGGTTTCTGCAAAAACGGGAGGTTCTGATATGGGTACCGCGGTTTTAAGAATTTGCTTTTGGGGAACAGTTGCCATGGGAATCACCGCCTTGGTAGGACATCTTTTTGGAGTGAATATCAATTAG
- a CDS encoding ABC transporter permease → MILTMAWRNLWRNRSRSVIIIISIALGLLAGISAMALYKGMTKSRIRTVVYSEVGHLQLHAPAFKKEEEPQFFLANGPAKLKEITGLPEVKYAAPRSVTNGMLTTPGGSAGVKIYGVIPALEYKISKLNEKVVAGNLFRTGRKNQIWIGKKLADKMKLKAGAKLVLTFTDTSGEIVSGAFRVAAVYQTDNAPRDEKNVYVEMKDLNAMLGLNNKFHEIAVLLKDDDAVTQIQKQLRQTYPDAEVESWIDLAPELNLLVKTTHQYSYIIMAVIMLALAFGIINTMLMAVLERTREIGMMMALGMQRVRIFTLVVLETFILTAIGAPVGLLAGWVIIQYFNRHGLDLSTMGTEMMRSFGFSTMVYPEFPTEKLAGIIIIIFVTAIIACLFPSVKAVMLKPVDALKR, encoded by the coding sequence ATGATTCTCACCATGGCTTGGCGGAATTTATGGCGCAACAGATCCAGAAGCGTCATTATCATCATCTCAATTGCGCTGGGTCTTCTGGCCGGTATTTCTGCTATGGCCTTATACAAAGGGATGACTAAAAGCCGCATCCGTACGGTAGTCTATTCAGAAGTGGGTCATCTGCAGCTGCATGCGCCCGCTTTCAAAAAAGAGGAGGAACCGCAATTTTTTCTGGCCAACGGACCGGCAAAATTAAAGGAAATAACCGGTCTGCCCGAAGTTAAATACGCTGCACCAAGAAGCGTGACCAACGGAATGCTCACCACACCCGGCGGCAGTGCCGGCGTTAAAATATACGGAGTAATTCCTGCACTGGAATATAAAATTTCGAAACTCAACGAAAAGGTTGTCGCGGGAAATCTATTCAGAACCGGCAGGAAAAACCAAATATGGATCGGTAAAAAACTGGCGGATAAAATGAAACTGAAGGCCGGTGCAAAACTGGTGCTCACTTTTACCGATACGTCGGGTGAAATAGTTTCAGGGGCATTCAGGGTGGCTGCTGTTTATCAAACCGACAATGCCCCGAGAGATGAGAAAAATGTATATGTAGAGATGAAGGATCTGAACGCAATGTTGGGTTTAAATAATAAGTTTCACGAGATCGCAGTGCTGTTGAAAGACGATGATGCTGTAACCCAAATCCAGAAGCAACTCCGGCAGACCTATCCGGATGCCGAAGTGGAATCATGGATAGACCTTGCCCCTGAGCTCAATCTGCTGGTGAAAACAACCCATCAGTATTCCTATATCATCATGGCCGTCATTATGCTTGCATTGGCATTTGGGATCATCAATACCATGCTGATGGCGGTTCTGGAACGCACCCGCGAGATCGGGATGATGATGGCCCTGGGAATGCAGCGTGTCAGAATTTTCACCTTAGTGGTGTTGGAAACTTTTATTTTAACGGCCATCGGAGCACCTGTTGGCCTGCTGGCCGGATGGGTGATCATACAGTATTTTAACCGGCACGGACTCGATCTTTCCACGATGGGTACTGAGATGATGCGCAGTTTTGGTTTCAGCACCATGGTCTACCCTGAATTTCCCACGGAGAAACTGGCCGGGATTATCATCATCATCTTTGTAACGGCCATTATTGCCTGCCTGTTTCCTTCAGTAAAAGCAGTGATGCTGAAACCCGTTGATGCATTAAAAAGATAA
- a CDS encoding outer membrane lipoprotein-sorting protein gives MKTVTSDAQVSYLLFPWYNKTMMSTKITVISVFLLIVKLIFPQNATEIVRKADAQMRGETMQAEIIIRTVRPTWKREMECKTWMKGSSLAMILIQSPVRDKGIAFLKRKKEVWNWMPALERTIKLPPSMMSQNWMGTDFTNDDLVKESSVVSDYNHTVVGDTIIQKRDCYVIRMVPKPEAAVVWGKVILCIDKKDFLELHSRFYDEDGELINIMNSDEIKQMGGRVIPTRFEMIPTGKKGQKTVMIYKNISYNKPISDDFFRLDNMKTLY, from the coding sequence GTGAAGACAGTGACCAGTGATGCACAAGTAAGTTATTTGCTTTTCCCATGGTATAATAAAACGATGATGAGTACAAAAATAACGGTAATATCAGTATTCCTGCTAATTGTAAAACTGATTTTCCCACAGAACGCCACAGAAATAGTCAGAAAAGCAGACGCGCAGATGCGGGGTGAAACGATGCAGGCAGAAATTATTATCAGGACGGTACGGCCAACCTGGAAAAGAGAAATGGAATGCAAAACATGGATGAAAGGCAGCAGTTTGGCCATGATCCTTATCCAGTCTCCCGTAAGGGACAAAGGCATTGCCTTTTTAAAAAGAAAAAAAGAAGTATGGAACTGGATGCCTGCGCTGGAAAGAACCATAAAGCTCCCTCCCTCCATGATGAGCCAAAACTGGATGGGAACCGACTTTACCAATGATGATCTGGTGAAAGAATCTTCCGTGGTGTCCGATTATAATCATACCGTTGTGGGCGACACCATCATCCAGAAACGGGATTGCTACGTCATCAGAATGGTGCCCAAACCTGAAGCAGCAGTGGTATGGGGAAAAGTAATTCTGTGTATCGATAAAAAGGATTTCCTGGAGTTGCACAGCCGGTTTTACGATGAAGACGGTGAACTGATCAACATCATGAACAGTGATGAAATCAAACAGATGGGCGGCCGCGTGATTCCGACAAGGTTCGAAATGATCCCTACCGGCAAAAAAGGACAGAAAACAGTGATGATTTATAAAAATATCAGCTACAACAAACCGATTTCCGATGACTTTTTCAGGCTCGATAACATGAAAACACTGTACTGA
- a CDS encoding ABC transporter ATP-binding protein — protein MENPKTVIDVHNVSRIYNPDTIPVYAINNVHLHLNQGEFTALVGPSGSGKTTMLNIIGGLDRPDAGSTWIAGQDITRLSAGALIDFRLHNIGFVFQSFNLIPVLTAKENVEFVMLLQNIPKAERLRRVDQLFKQIGLDGKQNSLPSQLSGGQQQRIAVARALASKPQFILADEPTANLDSKSAANLLDVMELLNKEENMTFLFSTHDQRVIVRARRVITLVDGRIAGDTAPVSHKHELQSQ, from the coding sequence ATGGAAAATCCGAAAACCGTTATCGATGTTCATAACGTGAGCAGAATTTATAATCCGGACACCATTCCCGTATATGCCATAAACAATGTGCATCTGCATCTTAACCAGGGCGAATTTACGGCGCTGGTAGGGCCCTCGGGCTCGGGTAAGACCACCATGCTCAATATCATCGGCGGCTTAGACAGGCCGGACGCGGGAAGTACATGGATTGCAGGGCAGGATATTACCCGGTTATCCGCTGGAGCATTAATCGATTTCAGACTCCACAACATCGGTTTCGTTTTTCAGTCCTTTAATCTCATTCCGGTACTGACCGCAAAAGAAAATGTTGAATTTGTAATGCTTTTACAAAACATTCCCAAAGCAGAACGTTTGAGAAGAGTGGATCAGTTATTTAAACAGATTGGTCTCGACGGTAAACAAAACAGCCTGCCCTCGCAACTCTCCGGAGGCCAGCAGCAAAGGATTGCCGTGGCAAGAGCGCTGGCCAGTAAGCCCCAGTTTATCCTGGCCGATGAACCCACCGCCAATCTCGATTCTAAATCTGCCGCTAATCTGCTCGATGTTATGGAATTACTGAATAAAGAGGAAAATATGACCTTCCTTTTTTCCACCCATGACCAACGCGTCATTGTCCGGGCCAGACGGGTGATCACCTTGGTGGACGGACGGATTGCCGGCGACACTGCGCCGGTGTCCCATAAACATGAACTTCAATCCCAATGA
- a CDS encoding DUF2147 domain-containing protein: MAKSSIIFFLLLFYTATAQNRIDDILGKWMSVDKTVSVSVYREGKNFKARILWFDERLGNGKPMNTRVDSHNPDLNLRNRKLIGMEILKNLNFNHEKQRWENGKIYDASSGRTWDSYIEIQENGLMIVRGYWKWTWIGKTLHFNKM, translated from the coding sequence ATGGCAAAATCCTCTATCATTTTCTTTCTCCTCCTGTTTTATACCGCAACGGCTCAAAACAGAATTGATGATATTCTGGGAAAATGGATGTCCGTGGATAAAACCGTAAGCGTATCTGTTTACAGGGAAGGAAAAAATTTTAAAGCCAGGATCTTGTGGTTTGATGAGCGTTTAGGAAACGGAAAGCCAATGAACACGCGGGTGGACTCTCATAATCCTGATTTAAATTTAAGAAACAGAAAACTGATTGGCATGGAAATTCTGAAAAACCTGAATTTTAACCACGAAAAACAACGTTGGGAAAACGGAAAAATCTACGATGCCTCCAGCGGCAGAACCTGGGATTCTTATATTGAAATCCAAGAGAATGGCCTGATGATTGTCCGTGGCTACTGGAAATGGACCTGGATTGGAAAAACACTGCATTTTAACAAAATGTAA
- a CDS encoding L,D-transpeptidase family protein: protein MKAILYFHVILLAVIQISGQNIRLDLFLADTANWRTLHYPKTVKRFYEQNRFKYAWMDSEKDLLQGAIALLASAPQYGMSSYANQPQEFSAEKLKKAAHPTTAKDSVAMIKNDILITDQLITFLNHLHFGKYNPFYKADEIDERNIDGFRADEILAGALRKRNLQNAASEAQPKIKAYQDLQNYLRRTFSGDNEVPPETVTKIIINMERLRWVDTDEDSYILVNIPSYTLEFHQAGKISEFKVIVGKPSNKSPVLKSAIHYFTTAPVWVVPQSIMMKEILPKILKNRQYLTNHHYSFYNKEGHPIKGSSTTLKAVRSNPSQFTVRQSAGPGNALGAIVFRFPNPYHVYLHDTSQPNLFHQEYRALSHGCIRVEDAKQLAGLLLIGDGAANQIPELEEAMQTYTRKDFILKKPVPFMISYLTCRIHQGKPEMFRDIYGLDKNLEQKFPH, encoded by the coding sequence ATGAAAGCGATTTTGTATTTCCATGTTATTCTGCTCGCCGTTATTCAGATCAGCGGTCAGAATATCAGGTTAGACCTCTTTCTTGCGGACACCGCCAATTGGCGTACCCTCCATTATCCAAAAACAGTGAAGCGTTTTTATGAACAAAACCGGTTTAAATACGCTTGGATGGATTCGGAAAAAGATCTTTTACAGGGCGCAATTGCTTTGCTGGCAAGTGCACCCCAGTACGGAATGTCTTCTTATGCCAATCAGCCGCAGGAGTTTTCTGCCGAAAAATTAAAAAAGGCGGCGCATCCTACCACCGCAAAGGATTCTGTTGCGATGATCAAAAATGACATTCTGATTACAGATCAACTTATCACATTTCTCAACCATCTTCATTTTGGAAAGTATAACCCTTTTTATAAAGCCGATGAGATCGATGAACGGAATATAGACGGCTTCCGTGCCGACGAAATCCTGGCGGGCGCCCTTAGAAAACGGAATCTGCAAAATGCAGCTTCCGAAGCACAGCCAAAAATAAAAGCCTATCAGGATCTTCAAAATTATTTGAGGAGAACGTTTTCCGGCGATAATGAGGTTCCTCCGGAGACGGTGACCAAAATAATCATCAATATGGAACGCCTGCGGTGGGTGGACACTGACGAAGACTCCTATATCCTCGTGAACATCCCTTCCTACACCTTAGAATTCCATCAGGCAGGAAAAATATCGGAGTTCAAAGTTATCGTGGGAAAACCTTCCAATAAAAGCCCTGTGCTGAAAAGTGCCATTCATTATTTTACCACCGCACCGGTCTGGGTGGTTCCTCAGAGCATCATGATGAAAGAAATCCTGCCCAAAATCTTAAAAAACAGGCAGTATTTAACCAACCATCATTATTCATTTTACAATAAAGAAGGACACCCAATAAAGGGGAGCAGCACCACCCTGAAAGCCGTGCGCAGCAACCCATCTCAGTTCACGGTAAGACAGTCTGCCGGGCCCGGCAATGCGCTGGGTGCAATAGTATTCCGGTTTCCCAACCCTTATCATGTATACCTGCATGATACGTCCCAGCCCAATTTATTTCATCAGGAATACAGAGCGCTGAGCCACGGATGCATTCGGGTGGAAGACGCAAAACAACTCGCAGGCCTGCTGCTTATAGGTGACGGTGCTGCCAACCAAATCCCAGAGTTGGAAGAGGCAATGCAGACGTATACCCGAAAAGATTTTATTTTAAAAAAACCGGTGCCCTTCATGATCTCCTACCTCACCTGTAGAATACATCAGGGAAAACCTGAGATGTTCAGAGACATTTATGGTCTGGATAAAAATCTGGAACAAAAGTTCCCACACTGA
- a CDS encoding c-type cytochrome, translating to MKTNPLKSALSFIGLLGIIGVIILITTNSTRVYRPITETQTDWKNLKVLPGNITKDSLMFVMQTFNSSLGVDCVFCHTAQKTDPKKLDFPSDAKLTKEIARGMLQMTNDINAKYFLPHAPDPKPKQITSVYCITCHRGNPNPEKYLQGVSKMVPILMPIRKNEMKMQ from the coding sequence ATGAAAACAAACCCATTAAAATCCGCTTTATCCTTTATTGGATTATTAGGAATCATCGGTGTTATTATTTTGATAACAACCAATTCTACCAGAGTTTACCGCCCAATCACTGAAACACAAACAGACTGGAAAAATCTAAAAGTGCTGCCCGGGAACATCACCAAGGACAGTCTGATGTTTGTAATGCAAACTTTTAACAGTTCTCTGGGCGTAGATTGTGTATTTTGTCATACTGCACAAAAGACCGATCCCAAAAAACTGGATTTTCCTTCTGATGCTAAATTAACCAAAGAGATCGCCCGGGGAATGCTCCAGATGACCAATGACATCAATGCGAAATATTTTCTGCCCCACGCTCCAGACCCGAAGCCCAAACAAATCACTTCCGTTTACTGCATCACCTGTCACCGCGGAAATCCCAATCCAGAAAAATACCTGCAGGGCGTAAGCAAAATGGTTCCGATTCTCATGCCGATCAGGAAAAATGAAATGAAAATGCAGTAA